A single region of the Kocuria rosea genome encodes:
- a CDS encoding SRPBCC family protein, with the protein MDVTDLDPAEVFSVSHALAHPPAAVFAAFTEPDRLAAWFGPPGWSVPRESVLLEVRPGGRQRFRMVHDTDPAQVAPVHGTYLRVERDALLEGREALPGPDGRPTAGHVLTRTEFVPTQEGGTLLVLTQGPLPPAVHPGAAAAWRGSFARLETLLAAG; encoded by the coding sequence ATGGACGTCACCGATCTGGACCCCGCGGAGGTCTTCTCCGTCTCCCACGCCCTCGCGCACCCCCCGGCCGCGGTCTTCGCCGCCTTCACGGAGCCGGACCGGCTCGCCGCCTGGTTCGGTCCGCCGGGCTGGAGCGTGCCCCGGGAGTCGGTGCTGCTCGAGGTCAGGCCCGGGGGCCGGCAGCGCTTCCGCATGGTCCACGACACCGACCCCGCCCAGGTGGCACCGGTGCACGGCACCTATCTGCGGGTCGAGCGGGACGCCCTGCTCGAGGGCCGCGAGGCGCTGCCCGGACCGGACGGCCGGCCCACCGCCGGCCACGTGCTGACGCGCACCGAGTTCGTCCCCACCCAGGAGGGGGGCACCCTGCTGGTGCTCACGCAGGGGCCGCTGCCCCCCGCGGTGCACCCCGGGGCGGCCGCGGCGTGGCGCGGCTCCTTCGCCCGGCTCGAGACCCTGCTGGCCGCGGGGTGA
- a CDS encoding NUDIX hydrolase family protein — MNFLRTPDPNPGWLNEDDLQEARRRLPMVYVQALPVRLDPLGYLSEIGLLLQATPEGKMMYTFVSGRVLYRETIRAALLRHLEKDLGAMAFPQLPVSTTPFAVAEFFPSPSETGLTDDRQHAVALSYIVPVRGECSPRQDALQLSWMSPEEALSPEVQAEFAGGRGDLVRQAVAHAGWGR, encoded by the coding sequence ATGAACTTCCTCCGCACCCCCGATCCGAACCCCGGTTGGCTCAACGAGGACGACCTGCAGGAGGCCCGGCGCCGCCTGCCGATGGTCTACGTGCAGGCCCTGCCGGTCCGGCTCGATCCGCTGGGCTACCTCTCCGAGATCGGGCTGCTGCTGCAGGCGACCCCCGAGGGGAAGATGATGTACACCTTCGTCTCCGGCCGGGTGCTGTACCGGGAGACCATCCGGGCCGCGCTGCTGCGCCATCTGGAGAAGGACCTGGGGGCCATGGCGTTCCCGCAGCTGCCGGTCTCCACCACGCCCTTCGCCGTGGCCGAGTTCTTCCCCTCGCCGTCCGAGACGGGGCTCACCGACGACCGGCAGCACGCGGTGGCGCTGAGCTACATCGTGCCGGTGCGCGGGGAGTGCAGCCCCCGCCAGGACGCCCTGCAGCTGTCCTGGATGAGCCCCGAGGAGGCGCTCAGCCCCGAGGTGCAGGCGGAGTTCGCGGGCGGTCGCGGAGACCTGGTGCGCCAGGCCGTGGCCCACGCCGGCTGGGGCCGCTGA
- a CDS encoding TetR/AcrR family transcriptional regulator — protein MPRISAATNAAQRENTKRAILDSFGQLLYQQGLTGLTMTHVAKNAGVGRTAVYNYFADMGELLVAYALDETERFMTDLRRDLEGVANPVDRLAVYIRAQIEDLTRRHLPPGPTMRTVLSPEDYQKLGEHVGELQGLLAAILRDAIGRAYLPEGDISELAALVHGSLTAAADRGQNSDQDRAAREQHIRSTVRFIQQGLGAQFDAGGHPVPLASERPPLSAAS, from the coding sequence ATGCCTCGTATTTCTGCGGCCACCAACGCCGCGCAGCGGGAGAACACCAAACGAGCGATCCTCGACTCCTTCGGCCAGCTGCTCTACCAGCAGGGCCTCACCGGTCTGACCATGACGCACGTGGCCAAGAACGCCGGCGTGGGCCGCACCGCGGTCTACAACTACTTCGCGGACATGGGCGAGCTCCTCGTGGCCTACGCCCTGGACGAGACCGAGCGGTTCATGACCGACCTGCGCCGCGACCTCGAGGGCGTCGCCAACCCGGTCGACCGGCTCGCCGTCTACATCCGCGCCCAGATCGAGGACCTCACCCGCCGCCACCTGCCCCCGGGCCCCACCATGCGCACCGTCCTCTCCCCGGAGGACTACCAGAAGCTGGGCGAGCACGTGGGCGAGCTGCAGGGCCTGCTGGCCGCGATCCTGCGGGACGCGATCGGCCGGGCCTACCTGCCGGAGGGCGACATCTCGGAGCTCGCCGCCCTGGTCCACGGGTCCCTGACCGCCGCGGCGGACCGCGGCCAGAACTCCGACCAGGACCGGGCGGCGCGGGAGCAGCACATCCGCTCCACCGTCCGCTTCATCCAGCAGGGCCTGGGGGCGCAGTTCGACGCCGGGGGCCACCCCGTGCCGCTCGCGTCCGAGCGGCCACCCCTCAGCGCGGCGTCCTGA
- a CDS encoding hydroxymethylpyrimidine/phosphomethylpyrimidine kinase: protein MTDTSTVPTPAAAGPADQPSVALTIAGSEATGGAGAQADLKTFQELGVFGSLALTCIVSFDPSADWGHRLFPVPQDVLREQLEAITAAHALDAVKIGMLGSPETIATTAEVLTALAPRHLVLDPVLICKGQEPGAALDTDEALKAKILPLATFVTPNHFESLSLAGMDEISTVEDLEEAARRIHETSGAVVLAKGGVRLAGPDAVDVFYDGTTLEVLSEPKIGEVPVAGAGCTLAAAVAAELAKGAAPLEAARTAKAFVSAGIRRRITSRAPFDSLWQGGSAAER from the coding sequence ATGACCGACACCAGCACCGTTCCCACGCCCGCCGCGGCGGGCCCCGCCGACCAGCCGTCCGTCGCCCTGACGATCGCCGGCTCCGAGGCCACCGGCGGCGCCGGCGCGCAGGCGGACCTCAAGACCTTCCAGGAGCTCGGGGTCTTCGGCTCCCTCGCGCTGACCTGCATCGTGTCCTTCGACCCGTCCGCCGACTGGGGCCACCGCCTGTTCCCCGTGCCGCAGGACGTCCTGCGCGAGCAGCTCGAGGCGATCACGGCCGCCCACGCGCTCGACGCCGTGAAGATCGGCATGCTGGGCAGCCCCGAGACCATCGCCACCACCGCCGAGGTGCTCACCGCGCTGGCCCCGCGTCACCTCGTCCTGGACCCGGTCCTCATCTGCAAGGGCCAGGAGCCCGGCGCGGCCCTGGACACGGACGAGGCGCTGAAGGCGAAGATCCTGCCGCTGGCCACGTTCGTGACCCCGAACCACTTCGAGTCCCTCTCCCTGGCCGGCATGGACGAGATCAGCACGGTCGAGGACCTCGAGGAGGCCGCCCGGCGGATCCACGAGACGTCCGGCGCCGTGGTCCTCGCCAAGGGCGGGGTCCGCCTCGCGGGCCCCGACGCCGTCGACGTCTTCTACGACGGGACCACCCTCGAGGTGCTCTCCGAGCCCAAGATCGGCGAGGTCCCGGTGGCCGGGGCCGGCTGCACGCTGGCCGCCGCGGTCGCCGCGGAGCTGGCGAAGGGGGCCGCGCCCCTCGAGGCGGCCCGCACCGCGAAGGCCTTCGTCTCCGCCGGCATCCGGCGCCGGATCACCTCGCGCGCCCCCTTCGACTCGCTCTGGCAGGGCGGCTCGGCCGCCGAACGGTGA
- a CDS encoding DUF4126 domain-containing protein encodes MDLLTGTGLAASAGLNAYIPLVVLGLLDRWTEVVDLGPGFAWLSNGWVLTVLAVLLAVEVVADKVPVVDSFNDLLQTFVRPTAGGIVFGSSATAQIAGIDLGGQTATVTDPEAFLSSHAWIPVATGAVIALVVHVTKTVSRPAVNTLSAGAAAPVVSTVEDVSALTLSLVAVLLPLLVLVLLAAVAVLLFFLYRGLRRRRRPGTDPGRPGAAGTAQKPR; translated from the coding sequence ATGGATCTCCTCACGGGCACCGGACTCGCGGCCTCGGCGGGACTGAACGCCTACATCCCGCTCGTGGTGCTGGGCCTGCTGGACCGCTGGACCGAGGTCGTCGACCTCGGCCCGGGCTTCGCCTGGCTGTCGAACGGGTGGGTCCTGACGGTCCTGGCCGTGCTGCTGGCCGTGGAGGTGGTGGCGGACAAGGTCCCGGTCGTGGACTCCTTCAACGACCTGCTGCAGACCTTCGTGCGCCCGACCGCCGGGGGCATCGTCTTCGGCTCCTCGGCCACCGCCCAGATCGCCGGGATCGACCTCGGCGGGCAGACGGCGACCGTCACGGACCCGGAGGCGTTCCTCTCCTCGCACGCCTGGATCCCCGTGGCCACCGGGGCGGTGATCGCCCTGGTGGTGCACGTGACCAAGACGGTCTCGCGGCCGGCCGTCAACACCCTGAGCGCCGGGGCCGCGGCGCCCGTGGTCTCGACCGTGGAGGACGTCTCCGCGCTCACGCTGTCCCTCGTGGCCGTCCTCCTGCCGCTGCTCGTCCTCGTGCTGCTGGCCGCCGTCGCCGTCCTGCTGTTCTTCCTCTACCGCGGGCTCCGGCGCCGCCGCCGGCCGGGGACGGACCCCGGCCGGCCGGGCGCCGCCGGCACGGCTCAGAAGCCGAGATAG
- a CDS encoding universal stress protein, protein MSNGTAAAIVVGVDGSQQSVEALRWAARIAPSFGAGIRAVGAWDYPPEYAGYVPLGSDNFDEVTQKQVDKAVREAFGDDVPAGLTTSVVFGHPSKVLVHESEDATMLVVGRRGHGGFRGLLLGSVSAACVAHAKCPVLVIHEHPEAEGPAQERPA, encoded by the coding sequence ATGAGCAACGGAACCGCAGCAGCGATCGTCGTCGGGGTCGACGGCTCCCAGCAGTCCGTCGAGGCGCTGCGCTGGGCGGCGCGGATCGCGCCGTCCTTCGGTGCGGGCATCAGGGCGGTCGGGGCGTGGGACTACCCGCCCGAGTACGCCGGGTACGTCCCGCTGGGCAGCGACAACTTCGACGAGGTCACCCAGAAGCAGGTGGACAAGGCGGTGCGGGAGGCCTTCGGCGACGACGTGCCGGCCGGGCTCACCACCTCCGTGGTGTTCGGCCACCCGTCGAAGGTCCTGGTGCACGAGAGCGAGGACGCCACGATGCTCGTCGTCGGGCGCCGGGGCCACGGCGGGTTCCGCGGGCTGCTGCTGGGCTCGGTCAGCGCCGCGTGCGTCGCCCACGCGAAGTGCCCGGTGCTCGTGATCCACGAGCACCCCGAGGCGGAGGGGCCGGCTCAGGAACGTCCCGCGTAG
- a CDS encoding Lrp/AsnC family transcriptional regulator, whose translation MVQDSRESYAAIGQKVGLSAPAVKRRVDVLQQTGAIKRFTAELDPSVMGWNIQAFVELHCDGGLSPSMMRTMAAEIAEVTAAYTVTGEADGIFLIRAENTTHLEDVMVRIREWKGINHTRSSVILSHL comes from the coding sequence TTGGTCCAGGACAGCCGGGAGAGCTACGCGGCCATCGGCCAGAAGGTGGGTCTGTCGGCCCCCGCGGTGAAGCGGCGGGTCGACGTCCTGCAGCAGACCGGGGCCATCAAGCGCTTCACAGCGGAGCTCGATCCGTCGGTCATGGGGTGGAACATCCAGGCGTTCGTGGAGCTGCACTGCGACGGCGGGCTCTCGCCGTCGATGATGCGCACCATGGCCGCCGAGATCGCCGAGGTGACCGCGGCCTACACGGTGACCGGCGAGGCGGACGGCATCTTCCTCATCCGGGCCGAGAACACCACCCACCTGGAGGACGTCATGGTCCGGATCAGGGAGTGGAAGGGCATCAACCACACGAGGAGCTCGGTCATCCTCTCGCACCTCTGA
- a CDS encoding alanine/glycine:cation symporter family protein, whose product MTTVTDDVGWLAAIDNAINSAFAPITEVFSTIVFYPITIAGVSFPFVVAWLIAAGVIFTIYFGFIQFRGLKVAADVVRGKFSTKDDPGEVPHFQALTSALSGTVGLGNIAGVGAAMALGGPGATFWMICAGLLGMATKFAECTLGVKYREVHEDGTVSGGPFRYLPIAFSKFGRIPAKILTGVFAVAILFFGAAGGNMFQANQTFAQVQNVTGGADGFLGSAGAALIFGIVLALFVGLVIIGGIKSIGATTSRLVPAMGAVYVTACLIVILANLDHVPGAIAAIIDGAFSPEGMAGGVLGVMIVGFQRAAFSNEAGLGSAAIAHSAVKTRRPVSEGFVALFEPLVDTVLICTMTALAIIIAGAPSLQAGIDQVQAGGGAPDGVILTSDAFATVIPWFPIVLAVAVVLFAFSTLITWFYYGLKAWEYLFGRSRLSDNIFRGIYLFFTIAGCVLTFSEVISFADAALFVCGFVNLLGVYLLLPVIKRDMKEYLADRRSGKLHLLGNEPTDGSTAVRPQV is encoded by the coding sequence ATGACTACCGTCACCGACGACGTCGGGTGGCTCGCAGCGATCGACAACGCCATCAACAGTGCGTTCGCTCCGATCACCGAGGTCTTCTCGACCATCGTCTTCTACCCCATCACCATCGCGGGGGTGAGCTTCCCGTTCGTCGTGGCCTGGCTCATCGCGGCCGGCGTGATCTTCACGATCTACTTCGGGTTCATCCAGTTCCGCGGTCTGAAGGTCGCCGCCGACGTGGTGCGGGGCAAGTTCTCGACCAAGGACGACCCCGGCGAGGTGCCGCACTTCCAGGCCCTGACCTCCGCCCTGTCGGGGACCGTGGGGCTGGGCAACATCGCCGGCGTCGGCGCGGCCATGGCCCTCGGCGGCCCCGGCGCGACGTTCTGGATGATCTGCGCCGGCCTGCTCGGCATGGCGACCAAGTTCGCCGAGTGCACCCTGGGCGTGAAGTACCGCGAGGTCCACGAGGACGGCACGGTCAGCGGCGGGCCCTTCCGCTACCTGCCCATCGCCTTCAGCAAGTTCGGCCGCATCCCCGCCAAGATCCTCACCGGCGTCTTCGCCGTGGCGATCCTGTTCTTCGGCGCGGCCGGCGGCAACATGTTCCAGGCCAACCAGACCTTCGCCCAGGTGCAGAACGTCACCGGCGGCGCCGACGGCTTCCTCGGCAGCGCCGGGGCGGCCCTGATCTTCGGCATCGTCCTCGCCCTGTTCGTGGGCCTGGTCATCATCGGCGGCATCAAGTCGATCGGCGCCACCACCAGCCGGCTCGTGCCGGCCATGGGCGCCGTCTACGTCACCGCCTGCCTGATCGTCATCCTCGCCAACCTCGACCACGTGCCGGGCGCGATCGCCGCGATCATCGACGGCGCGTTCTCCCCCGAGGGCATGGCCGGCGGCGTCCTGGGCGTCATGATCGTGGGCTTCCAGCGTGCCGCGTTCTCCAACGAGGCCGGCCTGGGCTCCGCCGCGATCGCCCACTCCGCCGTCAAGACCCGCCGCCCCGTGAGCGAGGGTTTCGTGGCCCTGTTCGAGCCGCTCGTCGACACCGTGCTGATCTGCACCATGACGGCCCTGGCCATCATCATCGCCGGCGCGCCGAGCCTGCAGGCCGGCATCGACCAGGTGCAGGCCGGTGGGGGCGCCCCGGACGGCGTCATCCTCACCTCGGACGCCTTCGCGACGGTCATCCCCTGGTTCCCGATCGTGCTGGCCGTCGCGGTGGTCCTGTTCGCCTTCTCCACCCTGATCACCTGGTTCTACTACGGGCTCAAGGCGTGGGAGTACCTGTTCGGGCGCAGCCGGCTCAGCGACAACATCTTCCGCGGCATCTACCTGTTCTTCACGATCGCGGGCTGCGTCCTGACCTTCAGCGAGGTCATCAGCTTCGCGGACGCGGCGCTGTTCGTCTGCGGGTTCGTGAACCTGCTGGGCGTCTACCTGCTGCTGCCCGTCATCAAGCGGGACATGAAGGAGTACCTCGCCGACCGCAGGAGCGGCAAGCTCCACCTCCTCGGCAACGAGCCGACCGACGGGTCCACCGCGGTCCGGCCCCAGGTCTAG
- a CDS encoding queuosine precursor transporter: protein MSSSAPAPAGFARRPRTYFDLVVAAYCVVLVLSNVAATKGVAFGPVITDGGFFLFPLAYVLGDVVAEVYGFRAARRAIVTSFAAGLFSSVVFWLVIALPPAEFYEGQAAFESVLGPVPLIVAGSLLGYLAGQLLNAFVMVRIKARTREKHLWARLIGSTLVGELVDTVIFCTVAAPVIGITTAADFLNYVVVGYVYKVLVEVLVMPVTYAVIGWLKRREPTYGETAVPGAALAPQR from the coding sequence GTGTCCTCCTCCGCTCCTGCCCCCGCCGGGTTCGCCCGCCGTCCCCGCACGTACTTCGACCTGGTGGTCGCGGCGTACTGCGTGGTCCTGGTGCTCTCCAACGTCGCCGCGACCAAGGGCGTCGCGTTCGGCCCCGTCATCACCGACGGAGGCTTCTTCCTCTTCCCCCTCGCCTACGTCCTGGGCGACGTCGTGGCGGAGGTCTACGGCTTCCGGGCCGCGCGCCGCGCCATCGTCACGTCCTTCGCCGCGGGACTGTTCTCCTCGGTCGTGTTCTGGCTGGTCATCGCTCTGCCCCCGGCGGAGTTCTACGAGGGCCAGGCGGCCTTCGAGTCCGTGCTCGGCCCCGTCCCGCTCATCGTGGCCGGCTCCCTGCTGGGCTATCTCGCGGGGCAGCTGCTGAACGCGTTCGTGATGGTCCGGATCAAGGCGCGCACGCGGGAGAAGCACCTGTGGGCCCGGCTCATCGGCTCGACGCTCGTGGGCGAGCTCGTGGACACCGTGATCTTCTGCACCGTCGCGGCCCCGGTCATCGGCATCACCACCGCGGCCGACTTCCTCAACTACGTGGTGGTGGGCTACGTGTACAAGGTCCTGGTCGAGGTGCTGGTCATGCCGGTGACCTACGCCGTGATCGGCTGGCTCAAGCGCCGGGAGCCGACCTACGGCGAGACCGCCGTCCCGGGGGCGGCCCTCGCGCCCCAGCGCTGA
- a CDS encoding MBL fold metallo-hydrolase, whose translation MTQDAGTRTTALTRRLTAPNPGPMTLDGTNSWLVGAPGQQDVVVVDPGPADRGHLAALAAAGRTVLTLITHRHADHTEAVDDFHALTGAPVRAVLPQFCRDAGPLLDRETIEAAGCRIRVLHTPGHTSDSVSFHLPDDTPVAGAATAAAGRTSGSVLTGDTVLGRGTTMLDHPDGSLGDYLRSLQRLAVLGDALVLPAHGDVREDVEAVCEELLEHRMERLGEVREALRALGRAATLEAITARIYADVPEHVLPAARSSVGAQLAYLGF comes from the coding sequence ATGACCCAGGACGCCGGCACCCGCACCACCGCTCTGACCCGGCGGCTGACCGCCCCCAACCCGGGCCCCATGACCCTGGACGGCACCAACTCGTGGCTGGTCGGGGCGCCGGGGCAGCAGGACGTCGTCGTCGTCGACCCGGGGCCGGCCGACCGCGGGCACCTCGCCGCCCTGGCCGCGGCGGGGCGGACCGTCCTGACGCTGATCACGCACCGCCACGCGGACCACACCGAGGCCGTCGACGACTTCCACGCGCTCACCGGCGCGCCCGTGCGCGCCGTCCTGCCGCAGTTCTGCCGCGACGCCGGACCGCTGCTCGACCGCGAGACGATCGAGGCCGCCGGGTGCCGCATCCGGGTGCTGCACACCCCCGGGCACACCTCCGACTCCGTGAGCTTCCACCTGCCCGACGACACCCCGGTCGCGGGCGCGGCCACCGCCGCCGCGGGGCGCACCTCGGGCTCGGTGCTCACGGGCGACACGGTCCTGGGGCGGGGGACCACGATGCTCGACCACCCGGACGGGAGCCTGGGCGACTACCTGCGCTCCCTGCAGCGCCTGGCGGTGCTGGGCGACGCCCTGGTCCTCCCGGCGCACGGGGACGTGCGGGAGGACGTGGAGGCGGTGTGCGAGGAGCTGCTCGAGCACCGGATGGAGCGTCTCGGCGAGGTCCGGGAGGCCCTGCGGGCCCTGGGCCGCGCCGCGACGCTCGAGGCCATCACGGCGCGGATCTACGCCGACGTCCCGGAGCACGTGCTGCCCGCCGCCCGGAGCTCGGTGGGCGCGCAGCTGGCCTATCTCGGCTTCTGA
- a CDS encoding universal stress protein — translation MENAAEAVVVVGVDGSPQSVEALRWGARLAPAYGATVKVVGAWENPPEYVGFVHFKDDRFDELARERVERAVQEAFGADVPAGLSTVVEFGHPSKVLMRHCEGAELLVVGRRGHGGFKGLLMGSTSSACVAHAPCPVLVLPDETVDAGRAEDSGQAQGAGPAG, via the coding sequence ATGGAGAACGCAGCGGAAGCAGTCGTCGTCGTCGGGGTCGACGGATCCCCCCAGTCCGTGGAGGCGCTGCGCTGGGGCGCGCGTCTCGCGCCCGCGTACGGGGCGACCGTCAAGGTGGTGGGGGCGTGGGAGAACCCGCCCGAGTACGTCGGCTTCGTCCACTTCAAGGACGACCGGTTCGACGAGCTCGCCCGGGAGCGGGTGGAGCGGGCCGTCCAGGAGGCGTTCGGGGCGGACGTGCCGGCCGGGCTCAGCACCGTGGTGGAGTTCGGCCACCCGTCCAAGGTGCTGATGCGCCACTGCGAGGGGGCCGAGCTGCTGGTCGTGGGACGCCGGGGCCACGGCGGCTTCAAAGGGCTGCTGATGGGGTCGACGAGCTCCGCGTGCGTCGCCCACGCCCCGTGCCCGGTGCTCGTCCTCCCCGACGAGACGGTCGATGCCGGGCGGGCGGAGGACTCCGGGCAGGCGCAGGGGGCCGGGCCCGCCGGCTGA
- the tgt gene encoding tRNA guanosine(34) transglycosylase Tgt, with the protein MPAPEETLLPAAARSDFGFAVEHRLAETATIAGGRLEANGGPFLGRTGTITTPHGTIRTPAFVPVGTAATVKAVLPESMAELGAQALLANAYHLYLQPGADVLDAAGGLGAFMNWSGPTFTDSGGFQVMSLGSGFRKVIDMSTVAASAAGDDDVATGKERMARVDDDGVTFTSHINGDVHRFTPEISMQVQHRLGADIMFAFDELTTLHNSRGYQETSLERTRRWALRCVAEHARLTEERADRPYQALFGVIQGAQYEDLRRKACRDLGAMDFDGFGIGGALEKENLGTIVRWCNEELPEDRPRHLLGISEPDDIFTALENGADTFDCVSPTRVARTGTVYAPDGRFTVSNARFRTDLAPIDSGCDCYTCAHYTRAYLHHLFKAKERLSATLTSIHNERFVVRMVDGAREAMADGTYFEYRDEVLGRYYAGRS; encoded by the coding sequence GTGCCCGCTCCAGAAGAGACCCTGCTCCCCGCCGCCGCCCGTTCCGACTTCGGCTTCGCGGTGGAGCACCGGCTCGCCGAGACCGCCACGATCGCCGGCGGGCGCCTCGAGGCCAACGGCGGCCCGTTCCTGGGCCGCACCGGGACCATCACCACCCCGCACGGGACGATCCGCACCCCCGCGTTCGTCCCCGTCGGCACCGCCGCCACCGTCAAGGCGGTGCTGCCCGAGTCCATGGCGGAGCTCGGCGCGCAGGCCCTGCTCGCCAACGCCTACCACCTCTACCTCCAGCCCGGCGCGGACGTCCTGGACGCCGCGGGCGGGCTCGGAGCGTTCATGAACTGGTCCGGCCCCACCTTCACGGACTCCGGGGGCTTCCAGGTCATGTCCCTGGGCTCGGGGTTCCGGAAGGTCATCGACATGTCCACGGTCGCGGCCTCGGCGGCGGGGGACGACGACGTCGCGACCGGCAAGGAGCGCATGGCGCGGGTCGACGACGACGGGGTCACGTTCACGTCCCACATCAACGGGGACGTCCACCGCTTCACCCCGGAGATCTCCATGCAGGTGCAGCACCGGCTGGGCGCGGACATCATGTTCGCGTTCGACGAGCTGACCACGCTGCACAACTCCCGCGGCTACCAGGAGACGTCCCTCGAGCGGACCCGCCGGTGGGCGCTGCGGTGCGTCGCCGAGCACGCCCGGCTCACCGAGGAGCGCGCCGACCGGCCCTACCAGGCCCTGTTCGGCGTGATCCAGGGCGCCCAGTACGAGGACCTGCGCCGGAAGGCGTGCCGGGACCTGGGCGCGATGGACTTCGACGGGTTCGGCATCGGCGGGGCCCTCGAGAAGGAGAACCTCGGCACGATCGTGCGCTGGTGCAACGAGGAGCTGCCCGAGGACCGGCCACGGCACCTGCTGGGGATCTCGGAGCCGGACGACATCTTCACGGCTCTCGAGAACGGCGCGGACACCTTCGACTGCGTCTCCCCCACCCGGGTGGCCCGCACCGGGACCGTGTACGCCCCGGACGGCCGCTTCACCGTCAGCAACGCCCGCTTCCGCACGGACCTCGCCCCGATCGACAGCGGCTGCGACTGCTACACGTGCGCCCACTACACCCGGGCGTACCTGCACCACCTGTTCAAGGCCAAGGAGCGCCTGTCCGCGACGCTCACGTCGATCCACAACGAGCGGTTCGTCGTGCGCATGGTGGACGGCGCCCGCGAGGCCATGGCCGACGGGACGTACTTCGAGTACCGGGACGAGGTCCTGGGCCGCTACTACGCGGGACGTTCCTGA
- a CDS encoding TVP38/TMEM64 family protein: MSTEPAPEPGPREPGTRPAWVTALKGGALLLLLAVAVWYLIGHELPTVEQVRVFVEGFGAWGPVVFAAVFVLVAATPVPVTIMAVSGGFLFGMAQGSVVGVLATTAGAWLGYWLARFLGRDALYRLAGNRVELVERKLVGKGFLTVLVLRPVLPNWTLSYGAGLVRIPQRDYLGATLLGGMPGQVSFAAVGAFTSRPSWPALAAVAASWAVVVVVGVLAWRRSRGESERAPEADGVGSAD; this comes from the coding sequence GTGAGCACCGAACCCGCGCCGGAGCCGGGGCCCCGCGAGCCCGGCACGCGGCCGGCCTGGGTCACCGCGCTCAAGGGCGGTGCGCTCCTGCTGCTGCTGGCCGTGGCGGTCTGGTACCTCATCGGCCACGAGCTGCCCACCGTGGAGCAGGTCCGGGTCTTCGTCGAGGGCTTCGGCGCGTGGGGGCCCGTCGTCTTCGCCGCGGTCTTCGTCCTCGTGGCGGCCACGCCGGTCCCGGTGACGATCATGGCCGTGTCCGGGGGATTCCTCTTCGGCATGGCCCAGGGCAGCGTGGTCGGCGTCCTGGCCACCACGGCGGGAGCCTGGCTGGGGTACTGGCTCGCGCGGTTCCTCGGCCGCGACGCCCTGTACCGGCTCGCGGGCAACCGGGTCGAGCTGGTGGAGCGCAAGCTCGTCGGCAAGGGCTTCCTCACGGTGCTCGTGCTCCGGCCCGTCCTGCCCAACTGGACCCTCAGCTACGGTGCGGGCCTCGTGCGCATCCCGCAGCGCGACTACCTCGGCGCCACCCTGCTCGGCGGGATGCCGGGCCAGGTGAGCTTCGCCGCCGTGGGGGCCTTCACGTCCCGGCCGTCGTGGCCGGCCCTCGCGGCGGTCGCCGCCTCCTGGGCGGTCGTGGTGGTCGTGGGCGTGCTCGCCTGGCGGCGCTCCCGCGGCGAGTCCGAGCGCGCCCCCGAGGCCGACGGCGTGGGGAGCGCCGACTAG
- a CDS encoding type II toxin-antitoxin system VapB family antitoxin yields the protein MIFKAVGDSRPYPDHGLVTPTDWSGIAPRQVRLDELVTTKTTLDLATLLDADSTFYGDLFPHVVRWGGDLYLEDGLHRALRTALHHRTVLHARVLELAPAPGTRAGSERGAVRTPR from the coding sequence ATGATCTTCAAGGCCGTGGGCGACTCCCGCCCGTACCCGGACCACGGCCTCGTCACGCCGACCGACTGGTCCGGCATCGCGCCGCGGCAGGTCCGGCTGGACGAGCTGGTCACCACGAAGACCACCCTGGACCTGGCGACCCTGCTGGACGCGGACTCCACCTTCTACGGCGACCTCTTCCCGCACGTGGTGCGGTGGGGAGGCGACCTCTACCTGGAGGACGGGCTGCACCGGGCCCTGCGCACCGCGCTGCACCACCGCACCGTGCTGCACGCGCGCGTGCTGGAGCTCGCCCCGGCGCCGGGCACGCGGGCGGGGAGCGAGCGGGGCGCGGTCAGGACGCCGCGCTGA